From one Notolabrus celidotus isolate fNotCel1 chromosome 24, fNotCel1.pri, whole genome shotgun sequence genomic stretch:
- the mdka gene encoding midkine a isoform X2, translating into MRAALPLLLLLVTLTVCAAGGKNKKEKNKPSPSGSECADWRYGNCVPSNGDCGAGFREGSCDQQTKKMKCKVPCNWKKDFGADCKYRFGSWGECDPGTDLRTRTGTLKKALFNAECQQTITVSKPCPGKTKTKNKGKKRKGKGN; encoded by the exons atGAGGGCTGcactgccgctgctgctgctgttagtCACCCTCACTGTCTGTGCCGCCGGAGGGAAAAACAAGAAAG agaaaaacaaaccctCCCCGTCCGGGTCAGAATGCGCCGACTGGCGCTATGGCAACTGTGTCCCTAGCAACGGGGACTGCGGAGCGGGGTTTAGAGAGGGGTCATGTGACCAGCAGACCAAGAAGATGAAATGTAAAGTACCATGCAACTGGAAAAAGGACTTtggag CCGACTGCAAGTACCGCTTTGGCAGCTGGGGAGAGTGCGATCCAGGTACTGACCTGCGGACCAGGACGGGGACCCTGAAGAAGGCTCTGTTCAACGCCGAGTGTCAGCAGACCATCACCGTCTCCAAACCCTGCCCTGGGAAGaccaagacaaaaaacaaag gaaagaagagaaagggCAAAGGAAactag
- the mdka gene encoding midkine a isoform X1: MMRAALPLLLLLVTLTVCAAGGKNKKEKNKPSPSGSECADWRYGNCVPSNGDCGAGFREGSCDQQTKKMKCKVPCNWKKDFGADCKYRFGSWGECDPGTDLRTRTGTLKKALFNAECQQTITVSKPCPGKTKTKNKGKKRKGKGN, encoded by the exons AT gatGAGGGCTGcactgccgctgctgctgctgttagtCACCCTCACTGTCTGTGCCGCCGGAGGGAAAAACAAGAAAG agaaaaacaaaccctCCCCGTCCGGGTCAGAATGCGCCGACTGGCGCTATGGCAACTGTGTCCCTAGCAACGGGGACTGCGGAGCGGGGTTTAGAGAGGGGTCATGTGACCAGCAGACCAAGAAGATGAAATGTAAAGTACCATGCAACTGGAAAAAGGACTTtggag CCGACTGCAAGTACCGCTTTGGCAGCTGGGGAGAGTGCGATCCAGGTACTGACCTGCGGACCAGGACGGGGACCCTGAAGAAGGCTCTGTTCAACGCCGAGTGTCAGCAGACCATCACCGTCTCCAAACCCTGCCCTGGGAAGaccaagacaaaaaacaaag gaaagaagagaaagggCAAAGGAAactag